One window from the genome of Cucumis melo cultivar AY chromosome 12, USDA_Cmelo_AY_1.0, whole genome shotgun sequence encodes:
- the LOC103498216 gene encoding agamous-like MADS-box protein AGL80 translates to MTRKKVKLAYITNDASRKATFKKRKKGLLKKLAELTTLCGIEACAIIFNPSNSQPDLWPSTLGLQKVLSKFKSLPEMEQCKKMVNQETFLRDRIAKAADQLKKLQRENREKEITRLMFQSLVAGATPPPDLNVIDLNDLGWLVDQKMADIGKRMESLTVNRSSSHVATNEPSWFMEMVNQGGNDEDHMGFNIGDDVIQLPSFGEYDNHGTFWSNNVIFP, encoded by the coding sequence ATGACAAGAAAGAAGGTGAAACTTGCATACATTACAAATGATGCATCAAGAAAAGCCACAttcaagaaaaggaaaaagggtTTATTGAAGAAGCTGGCTGAGCTTACCACTCTATGTGGGATTGAGGCATGTGCCATAATCTTCAATCCCTCCAATTCACAACCTGACCTTTGGCCCTCCACTTTAGGCCTCCAAAAGGTTCTCTCTAAGTTCAAAAGTCTACCAGAGATGGAGCAATGCAAGAAGATGGTCAACCAAGAGACCTTCCTTCGTGATCGTATCGCGAAAGCTGCTGACCAACTCAAGAAGCTACAAAGGGAGAATCGTGAGAAGGAGATCACTCGACTCATGTTTCAAAGTCTCGTTGCTGGAGCAACCCCACCTCCAGATCTCAATGTCATCGATTTGAATGACCTTGGTTGGCTAGTTGATCAAAAAATGGCTGATATTGGTAAGAGAATGGAATCACTTACAGTAAACCGATCGTCGTCACATGTGGCGACAAATGAGCCGTCGTGGTTTATGGAGATGGTGAATCAAGGAGGTAATGATGAAGATCATATGGGATTCAATATTGGGGATGATGTGATTCAACTTCCTAGCTTTGGGGAGTATGATAATCATGGTACTTTTTGGTCAAATAATGTCATTTTCCCTTGA
- the LOC103498217 gene encoding uncharacterized protein LOC103498217 isoform X2 — protein MNLYTLYSLRPLRPKFPYLSPFSLSNKFSLALSPSPMGANLCTIRRPATADASGDGLGFAGYEICGWRRRQWWRRERNEVKRELEASIEKKETKEFMSLEELLLASPGAPSERGEGNDGEFNVSRHGGFKRKVHPARILERSSVCDERSGFVGESVAKDEYSSHSGFPICRRESGKLKKKVSFRLPEVSDVIVIPSLEDDVTADDRNVVS, from the exons ATGAATCTCTATACTCTCTACTCTCTTAGACCTCTCCGTCCAAAATTCCCTTACTTATCGCCATTCTCCCTCTCCAACAAATTTTCACTTGCTCTTTCCCCATCTCCCATGGGAGCTAATCTCTGCACCATTAGACGTCCGGCGACCGCCGACGCCTCCGGTGACG GGCTCGGATTTGCAGGCTATGAAATCTGCGGGTGGAGAAGGCGACAGTGGTGGAGAAGGGAGAGGAACGAAGTGAAGAGAGAGTTAGAGGCGTCGATTGAGAAGAAGGAAACTAAAGAGTTCATGTCTCTTGAGGAGTTGCTGTTGGCTTCTCCAGGAGCGCCGTCGGAGCGAGGGGAGGGAAATGACGGAGAGTTTAATGTTTCAAGACATGGGGGATTCAAAAGAAAAGTTCATCCGGCGAGGATTCTGGAGCGGTCTTCGGTTTGTGATGAGAGATCGGGTTTTGTTGGTGAATCTGTTGCAAAGGATGAGTATTCTTCTCATAGCGGTTTTCCGATTTGTAGAAGAGAAAGTGGGAAGTTGAAGAAGAAAGTGAGTTTTAGGCTGCCGGAGGTGTCGGATGTTATTGTTATTCCGTCGCTGGAGGATGATGTGACAGCCGATGACCGGAATGTTGTTTCCTAG
- the LOC103498215 gene encoding F-box protein CPR1-like, protein MEPTRFALRSLVNMTTSTAIRKNGSDLVYTTIQENPNPWTENMFSSPMADVPLDLISDIICRLPTKAILRFRRVSKIWKCLIDCSNFVNLHLKKSIESQTHFHLIIRKNSDLFTVNLDLFDPAVELIHPLMCYGSRINIWGSCNGILCICNVAEDIALWNPSTRKHRILPSLPPDRRRDGVLRFSIESYGFGFDSVHDDFKLLKISQFIGLEDPMDFDSHVKVFSMRKFCWMPIESMRYILRSSKMGVFVNNALHWVVSENLGMELADLVVAFDLGTDRFEDIPLPELTDFKCEIHVDVFGGCLCLLANYDRVRFEVWVMKEYGVQESWMKLLTVSQVDFVGSIKSVKPLTYSKTGCKVLLLHNRRKLIWYDLDTQTVHDAVIDGLPHSFDAETLVESLISVDAYRGTPVKIVEEERDDFLSEGFKLVL, encoded by the exons atgGAACCCACAAGATTCGCACTGCGGAGTTTGGTAAATATGACAACATCTACTGCAATCAGAAAAAACGGTAGCGACCTGGTCTACACAACCATTCAAGAGAACCCTAATCCATGGACTGAAAACATGTTCTCTTCTCCCATGGCAGACGTACCTCTCGACCTTATCTCCGATATCATCTGTCGATTACCGACGAAAGCTATCTTACGCTTCAGGAGAGTCTCAAAGATATGGAAGTGCCTCATCGATTGCTCTAATTTCGTCAATCTTCATTTGAAGAAATCCATCGAGTCTCAAACTCATTTCCATCTCATTATCCGTAAGAATTCTGATCTCTTCACTGTCAATCTCGATCTATTTGACCCTGCCGTCGAGCTTATTCATCCTCTGATGTGTTACGGCAGTCGAATTAATATTTGGGGCTCTTGTAATGGCATTTTGTGCATCTGTAATGTTGCTGAAGACATCGCCCTCTGGAATCCGTCTACGAGGAAGCACCGTATATTGCCATCTCTACCTCCGGACCGTCGCCGTGATGGTGTTCTTCGTTTTTCCATTGAGTCTTACGGATTCGGGTTTGATTCTGTTCACGATGACTTTAAACTCTTGAAAATTTCGCAATTTATAGGATTGGAAGACCCTATGGATTTTGATTCACATGTTAAGGTTTTTAGTATGAGAAAATTTTGTTGGATGCCGATTGAAAGTATGCGCTACATTCTGCGTAGCTCGAAAATGGGGGTTTTTGTCAATAATGCTTTACATTGGGTTGTGTCTGAGAATCTGGGCATGGAGTTAGCTGACTTAGTGGTGGCTTTTGATCTTGGAACCGATAGATTCGAAGATATTCCATTGCCAGAGCTTACTGATTTCAAATGTGAAATTCATGTGGATGTTTTCGGTGGATGTCTCTGTTTGCTTGCAAATTATGATCGAGTTCGCTTTGAGGTTTGGGTGATGAAGGAGTATGGAGTTCAGGAATCATGGATGAAATTACTGACTGTTTCTCAAGTTGATTTTGTTGGTTCCATTAAGTCTGTGAAACCGTTGACTTATTCTAAGACTGGCTGTAAAGTTCTTCTACTTCACAATCGTAGAAAGCTTATCTGGTATGATCTTGATACTCAGACAGTTCATGATGCCGTGATTGATGGGCTGCCTCATAGCTTTGATGCTGAAACATTAGTGGAAAGCCTTATTTCAGTTGATGCTTATAGGGGAACCCCTGTAAAGATCGTCGAAGAGGAGAG GGACGATTTCTTGTCAGAAGGGTTCAAACTGGTGTTATAG
- the LOC103498217 gene encoding uncharacterized protein LOC103498217 isoform X1 yields MNLYTLYSLRPLRPKFPYLSPFSLSNKFSLALSPSPMGANLCTIRRPATADASGDGKLGLGFAGYEICGWRRRQWWRRERNEVKRELEASIEKKETKEFMSLEELLLASPGAPSERGEGNDGEFNVSRHGGFKRKVHPARILERSSVCDERSGFVGESVAKDEYSSHSGFPICRRESGKLKKKVSFRLPEVSDVIVIPSLEDDVTADDRNVVS; encoded by the exons ATGAATCTCTATACTCTCTACTCTCTTAGACCTCTCCGTCCAAAATTCCCTTACTTATCGCCATTCTCCCTCTCCAACAAATTTTCACTTGCTCTTTCCCCATCTCCCATGGGAGCTAATCTCTGCACCATTAGACGTCCGGCGACCGCCGACGCCTCCGGTGACG gaAAATTAGGGCTCGGATTTGCAGGCTATGAAATCTGCGGGTGGAGAAGGCGACAGTGGTGGAGAAGGGAGAGGAACGAAGTGAAGAGAGAGTTAGAGGCGTCGATTGAGAAGAAGGAAACTAAAGAGTTCATGTCTCTTGAGGAGTTGCTGTTGGCTTCTCCAGGAGCGCCGTCGGAGCGAGGGGAGGGAAATGACGGAGAGTTTAATGTTTCAAGACATGGGGGATTCAAAAGAAAAGTTCATCCGGCGAGGATTCTGGAGCGGTCTTCGGTTTGTGATGAGAGATCGGGTTTTGTTGGTGAATCTGTTGCAAAGGATGAGTATTCTTCTCATAGCGGTTTTCCGATTTGTAGAAGAGAAAGTGGGAAGTTGAAGAAGAAAGTGAGTTTTAGGCTGCCGGAGGTGTCGGATGTTATTGTTATTCCGTCGCTGGAGGATGATGTGACAGCCGATGACCGGAATGTTGTTTCCTAG
- the LOC103498217 gene encoding uncharacterized protein LOC103498217 isoform X3, protein MNLYTLYSLRPLRPKFPYLSPFSLSNKFSLALSPSPMGANLCTIRRPATADASGDGYEICGWRRRQWWRRERNEVKRELEASIEKKETKEFMSLEELLLASPGAPSERGEGNDGEFNVSRHGGFKRKVHPARILERSSVCDERSGFVGESVAKDEYSSHSGFPICRRESGKLKKKVSFRLPEVSDVIVIPSLEDDVTADDRNVVS, encoded by the exons ATGAATCTCTATACTCTCTACTCTCTTAGACCTCTCCGTCCAAAATTCCCTTACTTATCGCCATTCTCCCTCTCCAACAAATTTTCACTTGCTCTTTCCCCATCTCCCATGGGAGCTAATCTCTGCACCATTAGACGTCCGGCGACCGCCGACGCCTCCGGTGACG GCTATGAAATCTGCGGGTGGAGAAGGCGACAGTGGTGGAGAAGGGAGAGGAACGAAGTGAAGAGAGAGTTAGAGGCGTCGATTGAGAAGAAGGAAACTAAAGAGTTCATGTCTCTTGAGGAGTTGCTGTTGGCTTCTCCAGGAGCGCCGTCGGAGCGAGGGGAGGGAAATGACGGAGAGTTTAATGTTTCAAGACATGGGGGATTCAAAAGAAAAGTTCATCCGGCGAGGATTCTGGAGCGGTCTTCGGTTTGTGATGAGAGATCGGGTTTTGTTGGTGAATCTGTTGCAAAGGATGAGTATTCTTCTCATAGCGGTTTTCCGATTTGTAGAAGAGAAAGTGGGAAGTTGAAGAAGAAAGTGAGTTTTAGGCTGCCGGAGGTGTCGGATGTTATTGTTATTCCGTCGCTGGAGGATGATGTGACAGCCGATGACCGGAATGTTGTTTCCTAG